One genomic window of Branchiostoma floridae strain S238N-H82 chromosome 4, Bfl_VNyyK, whole genome shotgun sequence includes the following:
- the LOC118414236 gene encoding zinc finger protein 143-like (The sequence of the model RefSeq protein was modified relative to this genomic sequence to represent the inferred CDS: added 121 bases not found in genome assembly): MATNEQEVIGMLLAQSGDGTMQLHTANGGTEDHQIAVSLAEGVSTARADLGHMYLSSDGKTLHMVDGQSLQAVTLADGTTAYIQHNPTKDGKLVEGQAIQLEDGTTAYVQAVPADTTSMKEPDPTGFQMSDGQAVQLEDGTTAYIHHAPKGFEGTTVQAVQLEDGTTAYIHTPSTVLQHGEGVLHAGDAGLDNLPGSSDEGVDPTSISALEQYASQVSGADQTVSQSDGAVTSTTITTLPHDDGPSMVPTPTTTSAAALVPDQTHITFEKARILQITQSPGPRTSMKAAQLGEKAFRCEFEGCGRLYTTAHHLKVHERAHTGDRPYKCEHQGCDKAFATGYGLKSHTRTHTGEKPYKCPEETCTKAFKTSGDLQKHVRTHTGERPFKCPFEGCDRSFTTSNIRKVHIRTHTGERPYICNIEGCGRSFASATNFKNHSRIHTGEKPYVCTVQGCGKRFTEYSSLYKHHVVHTHSKPYICNHCG; the protein is encoded by the exons ATGGCAACCAACGAACAAGAAGTGATTGGGATGTTACTGGCCCAGTCAGGGGATGGCACTATGCAGCTACACACAGCT AATGGTGGTACAGAAGACCATCAGATAGCTGTCTCCCTGGCAGAGGGTGTATCCACAG CCCGTGCAGACCTCGGACATATGTATCTGTCCTCAGATGGCAAGACGCTGCACATGGTGGACGGTCAGTCTCTCCAGGCGGTGACACTGGCTGACGGGACGACCGCATACATCCAGCACAACCCGACCAAAG ATGGCAAGCTTGTGGAAGGCCAGGCTATCCAGCTGGAGGATGGTACAACAGCTTATGTACAGGCTGTGCCAGCAGATACAACTTCAATGAAAG aaccTGACCCTACCGGTTTCCAGATGTCAGATGGACAGGCAGTACAGTTAGAGGACGGCACCACAGCGTATATCCACCACGCACCTAAAG GTTTTGAAGGCACCACAGTGCAGGCAGTACAGTTGGAAGATGGCACTACAGCATACATCCACACACCTTCAACTGTACTCCAGCATGGGGAGGGAg TGTTGCATGCTGGGGATGCAGGTCTAGACAACCTTCCTGGAAGTTCAGATGAGGGCGTTGACCCCACATCCATCAGTGCCCTGGAGCAGTACGCATCACAG GTGAGTGGAGCGGACCAGACTGTAAGCCAGTCGGACGGTGCGGTAACCTCCACCACCATCACCACCCTCCCCCATGATGACGGCCCCTCCATGGTGCCCACCCCCACCACCACCTCTGCTGCAGCCCTGGTGCCCGACCAGACTCACATCACATTTGAAAAAGCCAGG ATCCTGCAGATCACCCAGTCTCCAGGCCCCAGAACCAGCATGAAGGCTGCCCAGCTGGGTGAGAAGGCGTTCCGCTGTGAGTTTGAGGGGTGTGGCAGACTATACACCACTGCACACCATCTCAAG GTCCATGAGAGGGCCCATACAGGAGACCGTCCCTACAAGTGTGAACACCAAGGCTGTGATAAGGCCTTCGCTACAGGCTACGGTCTGAAGAGCCACACCAGAACccacacgggggagaaaccgtacaagtgccCCGAGGAAACATGCACCAAAGCCTTTAAGACATCAGGAGACCTTCAGAAACATGTACGAACACACACAG GTGAAAGGCCATTCAAGTGCCCTTTTGAGGGCTGCGACCGTTCTTTCACCACATCCAACATCCGTAAGGTTCACATCCGTACGCACACAGGGGAGCGGCCGTACATCTGTAACATAGAAGGCTGTGGGCGGTCTTTCGCTTCTGCAACAAATTTCAAGAACCATTCCCGCATTCATACAG